The nucleotide sequence GCCGCGGGCTGCTCGCTCGTGGTGCCGCGCTCGCGCTTCATGGCCGAGCTGCCGCAGTTGCTCCGGCAGGCAGTCGAAGCCGGCGGGACGGCCGCTCGATCCACTGAGAAGTAGTGCACGCGTGCAACCACGCGTCGGAATCCGCGTTTCTGCTGACAGGAGTGAGGCTACGATGACCGCCGCCACGGAAGTCGCCTACGAGGTCGTGATCGGCCTTGAGGTGCACGCCCAGTTGCTCACGCACAGCAAGATGTTCTGCGGCTGCTCCGCGGAGTACGCGCACGCCGCGCCCAACAGCCATGTCTGCCCGATCTGCATGGGTATGCCCGGCGTGCTGCCCGTGATCAACCGCCAGGCCGTCGAGTACACGATCATGACCGGTCTGGCGCTGCACTGCTCGGTCCCGGAGCACTCGAAGTTCGACCGCAAAAACTATCCCTACCCCGACCTGATGAAGGGCTATCAGATCTCGCAGTACGACATGCCGCTCTGCCTGAACGGCTACCTCACGATCAGCACCGAGGCGGGCGAGAAGCGTCCCGGCATCACGCGGGTGCACCTCGAAGAGGACACGGCGACCTCGAAGCACTTCGACGGCGCCGCGGGTACTGGGGGCGAGGGTGACGGCTACAGCCTGATCGACGTGAACCGCGCCGGCTGCGCCCTGATGGAGATCGTGGGCGAGCCCGACCTGCGCTCGTCCGAAGAGGCGCGGCAGTACCTGATCAAGCTGCAGCAGATCCTGCGCTACATCGGCGTGAGCAAGGCGAACATGGAGGAGGGCAACTTCCGCTGCGACGCCAACATCAGCCTGCGCCGCTTCGGCGACCCGCAGCTTGGCGCCAAGGTCGAGATCAAGAACATGAACAGCTTCCGCTCCGTGGCGCGGGCGCTGGAGTACGAAATCAAGCGCCAGTCGCAGATGCTCGACCGCGGCGAGCGCATCGCCCAGGAGACGCGCGGCTGGGTGGACGACCAGGCGCGCACCGTTTCGCAGCGCAGCAAGGAGTTTGCCCACGACTACCGCTACTTCCCCGAACCAGACCTGCCGCCGCTCAACATCACCGCCGCCGAGGTCGCGACCATCCGCGCGAAGCTGCCTGAGCTGCCCGACGCCCGCCGCGCCCGCTTCGAGCAGCAGTACGGGTTGCACGCCTACGACGCCGAGCTTTTGACCGAGACCCGCGCCCGCGCCGACTACTACGAGGCCGCTGTGCAGGCTGCCGGCGCCAACGGCGCCGCCCATGCCCGCGCCATCGCCAACTGGCTGAACGGCGACTTCGCCCGGCTGCTGCACGCCGGCGGCATCGAGATCGCGGACGCGAAGCTGACGCCGCAGCAGTTGGCCGAGCTGGTGGACCTGATCGAGTCCGGCACGATCACCGGCAAGGCGGCGAAGGACGTCTTCGAAGAGGCGTTCGCCGAGGGACGCTCGCCGCGCGCGATCGTCGAGGCGAAGGGGCTGACGCGCATCAGCGACGCCGGGGCGATCGACGCCGCCGCCCGCCGCGTGATCGAGGCGAACGCGAAGGCCGTTGCCGACTACCGGAGCGGCAAAGCCGCGGCGATCAACGCCTTGAAGGGGCGCCTGATGGGCGAAACGAAGGGCCGCGCCGACCCGGCGCTGGCGGAGGCGACGCTCAAGCGGCTGCTGGACGAGGGCTGAGCAACGAAACCGCCCCACCCCGGCCGAGAACTGCGGCGAGGACTGGACGGACGACGATGCGCCTGGTGCGCGGCACCCCGTACGTGAAGCTGCTCAAGCCCGGCATGCATATCAAGCGCTGGCTGGCGCTGCAGGTCATCGGCGTGGCGATCCTGGGCCTCGGCATCGCCTACGTGCTGCGCGAGGCGTACCTGAGCTACCGCTTTCCCGGCGCCTTCTACTACCTGACGTTGCAGTTCATCCCGCGCTACTGGCGCGGCGCCCTGTTCATCGTGCTCGCCTTCGCCTGCCTGGGCGTCGGGCTATGGCGCTGGAGCATGGCGTTGCTGGCGCCGTATCAGAGCGAAGAGTCCGGCTCCCTCGTCGACCGCCTGCACGCCTACCGCTTTCCCACGAAGGGGCCGCGCATCGCCGCGATCGGCGGCGGCACGGGGCTGTCGAACCTGCTGCGCGGCCTCAAAGAGGTCTCGCCGCATCTCACCGCGATCGTCACCGTGGCGGACGACGGCGGCAGCTCTGGGCGCCTGCGGCGCGACTTCGGCGTGCTGCCGCCCGGCGACGTGCGCAACTGCATCGCCGCCCTCTCCGACACCGAGCCGCTGCTGCGCAGCCTCTTCCAGTACCGCTTCTCCGAAGGCAGCGATTTGGAGGGCCACAGCTTCGGCAACCT is from Dehalococcoidia bacterium and encodes:
- the gatB gene encoding Asp-tRNA(Asn)/Glu-tRNA(Gln) amidotransferase subunit GatB yields the protein MTAATEVAYEVVIGLEVHAQLLTHSKMFCGCSAEYAHAAPNSHVCPICMGMPGVLPVINRQAVEYTIMTGLALHCSVPEHSKFDRKNYPYPDLMKGYQISQYDMPLCLNGYLTISTEAGEKRPGITRVHLEEDTATSKHFDGAAGTGGEGDGYSLIDVNRAGCALMEIVGEPDLRSSEEARQYLIKLQQILRYIGVSKANMEEGNFRCDANISLRRFGDPQLGAKVEIKNMNSFRSVARALEYEIKRQSQMLDRGERIAQETRGWVDDQARTVSQRSKEFAHDYRYFPEPDLPPLNITAAEVATIRAKLPELPDARRARFEQQYGLHAYDAELLTETRARADYYEAAVQAAGANGAAHARAIANWLNGDFARLLHAGGIEIADAKLTPQQLAELVDLIESGTITGKAAKDVFEEAFAEGRSPRAIVEAKGLTRISDAGAIDAAARRVIEANAKAVADYRSGKAAAINALKGRLMGETKGRADPALAEATLKRLLDEG